Proteins found in one Oncorhynchus tshawytscha isolate Ot180627B linkage group LG25, Otsh_v2.0, whole genome shotgun sequence genomic segment:
- the LOC112219527 gene encoding serine/threonine-protein kinase SBK1 has protein sequence MQDHGGERQVASSLPHSVKVSLSLLGPGRVGGGGSPNSKVGYCGGGGVPVEDMQALAITSLPGADVAKHYEHIRELGKGTYGKVDLVAHRTQGTKMALKFVTKSKTKLKSFLREYSLTGTLSCSPFIIKVLDVLFETEDSYVFGQEYAPAGDLFDIIPPQVGLPEEMVKRCMQQLGLALDFMHSKNLVHRDIKPENVLLFDRECRRVKLADFGMTRRVGCRVKRVSGTIPYTAPEVCRASRAEGFLVTTSLDIWAFGVLVFCMLTGNFPWEAALPTDAFYEEFRRWHRAGCPTAAHPSQWRRFTDDALRMFQRLLAAEPEKRCGVKDVFCFVKYELVSEFRRRASCRAKRGERSSSSGVCPAGCPSSSLRSHRHPEPSTPPGTTSILHPAPLKRSVLSDPQSPQEESPGQHHSSLGREKTKVMATAIEICV, from the exons TTTGCCCCACAGCGTCAAGGTGAGCCTGTCTCTGTTGGGGCCGGGCCGGGTGGGTGGTGGAGGCTCTCCCAACTCCAAGGTGGGCTACTGCGGTGGTGGAGGAGTGCCTGTGGAGGACATGCAGGCCCTGGCCATTACCTCCCTGCCGGGTGCAGACGTGGCAAAACACTACGAGCACATCCGCGAGCTGGGCAAGGGCACCTATGGCAAGGTGGACCTTGTGGCACACCGCACACAGG GCACCAAAATGGCTCTGAAGTTTGTGACCAAGAGCAAGACGAAGCTGAAGAGCTTCCTAAGGGAGTACAGCCTGACGGGAACACTGAGCTGCAGCCCATTTATCATCAAAGTCCTGGACGTACTCTTCGAGACCGAGGATAGCTACGTCTTTGGACAGGAGTATGCCCCCGCTGGAGACCTGTTCGACATCATTCCTCCCCAG gtgggTCTTCCGGAGGAGATGGTGAAGCGCTGTATGCAGCAGCTGGGTCTGGCTCTGGACTTCATGCACAGCAAGAACCTGGTTCACCGTGACATCAAGCCCGAAAACGTGCTCCTCTTCGACCGCGAGTGCCGGCGCGTCAAGCTGGCTGACTTCGGCATGACGCGGAGAGTGGGCTGCCGGGTGAAGCGCGTGAGTGGCACCATCCCGTACACGGCGCCGGAGGTGTGCCGCGCCAGTCGTGCCGAAGGCTTCCTGGTGACCACCAGTCTGGACATCTGGGCGTTCGGAGTGCTTGTCTTCTGCATGCTGACCGGTAACTTCCCCTGGGAGGCAGCGCTGCCTACTGACGCATTCTATGAGGAGTTCCGGCGCTGGCATCGTGCGGGGTGTCCCACGGCGGCCCACCCATCCCAGTGGCGCCGCTTCACTGACGACGCCCTGCGCATGTTCCAGCGGCTGCTAGCTGCCGAACCTGAGAAGCGATGCGGCGTGAAGGACGTCTTCTGCTTTGTCAAGTACGAGCTGGTCAGCGAATTCCGACGCCGTGCCTCCTGCCGAGCCAAGCGAGGCGAGAGGTCCAGTTCATCTGGTGTATGCCCTGCAGGCTGCCCCTCCTCCTCATTGCGCTCCCACAGACACCCAGAGCCCTCCACTCCACCAGGGACGACCTCAATCTTGCACCCAGCGCCCCTGAAGAGGAGCGTCCTCTCtgacccccagtcccctcaggaGGAGTCTCCTGGCCAGCACCACTCTTCTCTGGGTCGAGAGAAGACCAAGGTGATGGCTACTGCCATAGAGATctgtgtctga